TGGGCCACGGCCCGGCGGGCGGAGAGGACGCCGCGCGAGTCGGTGTAGCCGTGGGCCTGCGGCAGCATCCGGATCATGTCCTGAAGGATCTCCTCCGGCGCCTCGAAGCCGAAGAGCGCGGGATTGCCGGTGTTCAGGCGCAGCACGCTGTGGCCCGCCTCCTCCAGCGCGTTGGCCTGCTCTATGACCGGGCCGCGGATCTCGTAACAGACCTCGCTGAGCTTGCTCGACTGCCGGAACTCCATGCGCTGCTTCCCCTCTGGCGACTGGTGTTGCTTGGTTTTACCAAGTAGACGCTTGGAAAGTCCAACAACTTGTCTACACTGCGTCGCATGCCACCTCGCCGAAGCTACGACCAGTACTGCTCCGCCGCCCGTGCGCTCGACGTCGTCGGTGACCGCTGGACCCTGCTGATCGTCCGGGAGCTCCTCGCCGGTCCCCGCCGTTACACCGATCTGCACGCGGACCTGCCCGGCGTGAGCACCGACGTACTCGCCTCGCGGCTGAAGGACATGGAGCGCGACGGTCTCGCGACCCGGCGCCGGCTGCCGCCGCCCGGTGTGGCCTATGTGTACGAAATCACCTCGCGTGGGCGGGAGTTGCTGCCCGTGTTGCAGGCGCTGGGGGAGTGGGGGCAACCCGGACTCGGGGAGCGCCGGCCGACGGACGCGGTGCGGGCGCACTGGTTCGCCCTGCCCCTGCTGCGTCGGCTGGACGGCGAGGGGATCGTCGAAGTCCGCCTGGAGGAAGGCCTGTTCCATCTGCACGCCGGTGCCGAAGAGGGGCCCGTGTACGGCGACGGGCCGGCCCCCGGGGAGCCGGACGCCCGGCTGGTCCTGGACACCGCCACGTGCACGGCCATCTCCCGCGGTGAGCTGGGCCTCGCCCACGCCGTGCGCGAGGGGCGGGTCGAGGTGAGCGGCGAGGGCACGCTCGCCAAGGCGCTGCGCGAGACATGAGAGAAGGCCCGCGGTCAGCGGGCCTTCTGAGGGCCGATCAGGTGAGGGTCGGTCAGGCGTCCGGCGGTACCCGGGCCGGCCGTCCCGTCCCGCGCGTCAGCGCGTACCCGCCGACACCCGCCAGCGCGGTCAGGATCCCGCCGAACGCGGTCCACACCCACCGGTCCGACCACCAGCCGGACGCCCAGCCGTCCTCGGGTTCGAGACCGGCCAGCACCGCCGCGTTCTCCCGCTCCTCCTCGGGCTTCGAGGCGATCCCCGGCACCAGCGGCTCGGCGAGCGAG
This is a stretch of genomic DNA from Streptomyces hawaiiensis. It encodes these proteins:
- a CDS encoding winged helix-turn-helix transcriptional regulator, with the protein product MPPRRSYDQYCSAARALDVVGDRWTLLIVRELLAGPRRYTDLHADLPGVSTDVLASRLKDMERDGLATRRRLPPPGVAYVYEITSRGRELLPVLQALGEWGQPGLGERRPTDAVRAHWFALPLLRRLDGEGIVEVRLEEGLFHLHAGAEEGPVYGDGPAPGEPDARLVLDTATCTAISRGELGLAHAVREGRVEVSGEGTLAKALRET